A section of the Petrimonas sulfuriphila genome encodes:
- a CDS encoding bifunctional alpha,alpha-trehalose-phosphate synthase (UDP-forming)/trehalose-phosphatase: MKILIIANRLPVKIERTEDSFVVKRSEGGLATGLGSLETDAEMHWVGWPGVHVDDENEKQEITEKLNELNYHPVFLSGEQIENYYEGYSNSTIWPLCHYFFAYIQYKAEYWEAYRQVNTLFCEEALPFIEDDDIVWIQDYQLMLLPKKIRDKKPKVNIGYFHHIPFPSYELFRVLPEREQVLEGLLGADLIGFHTHDYMRHFISAIYRVLDLNCNLDEISLKDRIVHVDAFPMGINYEQYHRAPSLPEVKKISKRLIEELGNQTIVLSVDRLDYSKGILHRLNGFANFLENHPEYHKKVSLAMIVVPSRDAVDRYADLKTRIDQYIGKINGMYSTLGWTPVYYFYQSFPFNELVALYDIADIAMVTPLRDGMNLVAKEYLATKRGKPGVLILSEMTGAAIELTDAIIINPNDTQEIEAAILQALTMPKKEQRIRLNNMQKRISTQTVKKWANDFVKELLYISKQNNEIFQKIVGKRQLSQIKKEYDQAYTRLILLDYDGTLSPFVKNPEDAVPSKELLNLLKKMTADKKNKVVINSGRNRQVLDKWFKGIDLDFAAEHGAFFKENHKWHKNVQEKITWDDEILRIIEHTIDKTPRSRMEIKDSSLVWHYRNVDVWLAELRQKQLINALMGPASRLNLQIVPGNKIVEIKSPDFNKGSEVKRLLGKNNYDFILAIGDDTTDEDMFHALPPGGVSIKVGHFSPAAKYRIPVQSSVIPFFENLIK; encoded by the coding sequence ATGAAAATCCTTATTATAGCCAACAGGCTTCCTGTCAAAATTGAAAGAACCGAAGACTCCTTTGTCGTAAAACGCAGCGAAGGAGGGCTGGCCACAGGATTGGGGTCTTTGGAAACCGATGCGGAAATGCATTGGGTGGGGTGGCCTGGAGTCCATGTGGATGATGAAAATGAAAAGCAGGAGATTACCGAAAAGCTGAATGAGTTGAATTATCATCCGGTTTTTCTGTCCGGAGAACAGATTGAAAATTATTACGAAGGTTACAGCAACAGCACCATATGGCCGCTATGTCATTACTTTTTCGCATACATACAGTACAAAGCCGAGTACTGGGAAGCGTACCGGCAGGTGAATACACTGTTCTGTGAAGAAGCGCTGCCCTTTATAGAAGACGATGATATTGTCTGGATACAAGATTATCAACTGATGTTGCTGCCGAAAAAAATCCGCGACAAAAAGCCCAAAGTAAACATCGGGTATTTCCACCACATACCCTTTCCGTCTTACGAACTATTCCGTGTGCTCCCGGAAAGGGAACAAGTACTGGAAGGGTTGCTTGGAGCCGATTTAATCGGATTTCACACGCACGACTACATGCGTCATTTTATCAGTGCCATCTACCGGGTTCTCGACCTGAACTGCAACCTCGACGAGATCAGCCTGAAAGACCGTATCGTACATGTGGATGCATTCCCTATGGGTATAAATTATGAACAGTATCATCGGGCGCCCTCACTCCCGGAGGTAAAGAAAATATCAAAAAGGCTGATAGAAGAACTGGGTAATCAAACCATTGTTTTGTCGGTCGACCGGCTCGACTACAGCAAGGGAATTCTGCACCGGTTGAACGGGTTCGCCAATTTTCTTGAAAATCATCCCGAATACCACAAAAAGGTATCGCTGGCAATGATAGTCGTACCTTCCCGCGATGCAGTGGACAGGTATGCCGACCTGAAAACCCGGATAGACCAATATATTGGTAAAATAAACGGCATGTATTCTACCCTCGGCTGGACCCCTGTGTACTATTTTTACCAGAGTTTCCCCTTCAATGAACTGGTAGCACTTTACGACATTGCAGACATCGCTATGGTTACCCCGCTACGCGACGGAATGAACCTGGTAGCCAAAGAATATCTTGCCACCAAACGGGGAAAACCCGGCGTATTGATACTCAGCGAGATGACGGGGGCAGCCATTGAACTGACCGATGCCATCATTATCAATCCGAACGATACACAGGAAATTGAAGCGGCTATTCTCCAGGCATTGACCATGCCGAAAAAGGAACAACGTATCCGGCTCAACAACATGCAAAAACGGATATCCACCCAAACCGTAAAAAAATGGGCGAATGATTTCGTGAAGGAACTTCTCTACATAAGTAAGCAAAACAACGAAATTTTTCAGAAAATCGTAGGTAAACGACAGCTCTCACAAATAAAAAAGGAGTACGACCAGGCTTACACAAGATTAATCTTGCTCGATTACGACGGGACCTTGTCGCCCTTCGTGAAAAACCCCGAAGATGCAGTCCCTTCCAAAGAATTGTTGAACTTATTAAAAAAGATGACCGCCGACAAAAAGAACAAAGTAGTCATCAACAGCGGAAGGAATCGTCAGGTGCTGGACAAGTGGTTCAAGGGGATCGATTTGGACTTTGCCGCTGAGCACGGCGCTTTTTTCAAGGAAAACCACAAATGGCATAAAAATGTTCAGGAAAAAATAACGTGGGACGATGAGATCCTTCGAATCATAGAGCACACCATCGACAAAACTCCCCGCTCACGTATGGAAATAAAGGATTCCTCGCTGGTCTGGCATTACAGGAACGTGGATGTATGGCTAGCCGAACTACGCCAGAAGCAGCTTATAAATGCACTGATGGGGCCGGCTTCACGCCTGAACTTGCAGATCGTTCCCGGAAATAAAATCGTGGAAATCAAATCTCCGGACTTTAACAAAGGCAGCGAAGTGAAACGACTGTTGGGGAAAAATAATTACGACTTTATCCTTGCCATCGGCGACGACACCACCGACGAAGATATGTTCCACGCACTTCCGCCCGGCGGGGTGAGCATAAAAGTAGGGCATTTTTCGCCTGCTGCTAAATACCGGATTCCGGTTCAATCCTCGGTAATTCCTTTTTTTGAAAACCTGATTAAATAA